The Brassica napus cultivar Da-Ae chromosome C7, Da-Ae, whole genome shotgun sequence genome has a segment encoding these proteins:
- the LOC106354809 gene encoding transportin-1-like produces the protein MAATTVWQPRDDGLAEIFTLLEQQISPSSAVDKSQIWKQLEHFSQFPDFNNYLVFILVRAEGKAIGIRQAAGLLLKNNLKRVWMSMAQENQKYIKSELLPCLGAVDRHIRTTVGTIISEVVNIEGVSGWLELLPALVSCLDSNDLNHMDGAMDALSKICEDIPQVLDSEVPGLAERPINIFLPRLYQFFQSPHASLRKLALGCVNQYVIIMPAALYNSMDKYLQGLFVLADDPVAEVRKLVCAAFVHLTEVLPSSIEPHLRNVMEYMLQVNKDPDEEVALEACEFWSAYCDAQLPTENLKEFLPRLIPVLLSNMAYADDDESLLDAEEDESQPDRDQDLKPRFHTSRLHGSEDFDDDDDDSFNVWNLRKCSAAAIDVLSNVFGDEILPALMPLIQAKLSASGDEAWKEREAAVLTLGAIAEGCFNGLYPLLSKIVAFLLPLLDDKFPLIRSISCWTLSRFGKYLIQEIGNPKGYEQFEKVLMGLLRRLLDSNKRVQEAACSAFATVEEDAAEELVPHLQVILQHLMCAFGKYQRRNLRIVYDAIGTLADSVREELNKPAYLEILMPPLVAKWQQLSNSDKDLFPLLECFTSISQALGVGFAPFAQPVFQRCMDIIQLQLLAKVDPASAGAQYDREFIVCSLDLLSGLSEGLGSGIESLISPSNLRDLLLKCCMDEASDVRQSAFALMGDLARVYPAYLQPRMAEFLEIASQQLSANLIRENLSVANNACWAIGELAVKVRQEVSPIVTNVASSLGLILQHGEAVNKSLVENSAITLGRLAWIRPDLVAPHMEHFLKPWCLALSTVRDDIEKEDAFRGLCAVVKVNPSGGVSSLVFICKAIASWHEIRSEDVNNEVSQVLNGYKQLLGNSWAECLSALEPPVKERLARYV, from the exons ATGGCGGCGACGACGGTCTGGCAGCCCCGAGACGACGGCCTCGCCGAGATCTTCACTCTTCTCGAACAACAGATTTCTCCTTCCTCCGCCGTTGACAAGTCTCAGATTTGGAAGCAGCTCGAGCACTTCTCCCAGTTCCCCGATTTCAACAACTATCTCGTCTTCATCCTCGTCCGCGCTGAG GGTAAGGCCATAGGGATTCGTCAAGCTGCTGGATTGCTGCTCAAAAACAATTTGAAGCGTGTATGGATGTCTATGGctcaagaaaaccaaaaatacatCAAGTCAGAGCTGCTGCCTTGTCTTGGAGCTGTGGACAGACATATTCGGACAACTGTTGGAACCATCATCAGTGAAGTTGTCAATATAGAGGGGGTTTCTGGATGGCTCGAGCTTTTGCCAGCTCTTGTAAGTTGTTTAGACAGTAATGATCTGAATCACATGGATGGTGCAATGGATGCATTGTCAAAG ATTTGTGAGGATATCCCACAAGTATTGGATTCAGAAGTGCCTGGTTTAGCAGAACGCCCTATCAACATTTTCCTGCCTAGGCTATATCAG TTTTTCCAGTCGCCTCATGCTTCACTGAGGAAGCTTGCCCTGGGTTGTGTGAACCAATATGTCATCATAATGCCTGCT GCTTTGTACAATTCAATGGATAAGTACCTTCAGGGGTTGTTTGTCCTCGCCGATGATCCTGTAGCAGAAGTCAGAAAATTA GTCTGCGCAGCATTTGTGCATCTGACGGAAGTCCTCCCCTCGTCAATAGAG CCACATCTCAGGAATGTAATGGAGTACATGCTACAAGTTAACAAAGACCCTGATGAAGAAGTGGCTTTAGAAGCATGtgaattttg GTCTGCATACTGTGATGCTCAGCTACCTACAGAGAACTTGAAAGAGTTTCTGCCACGCCTAATTCCA GTGTTGCTCTCAAACATGGCTTATGCAGATGACGATGAGTCGCTTTTGGATGCCGAG GAAGATGAGTCTCAACCAGACAGAGATCAG GATTTGAAACCTCGTTTTCATACATCAAGACTTCATGGATCAGAGGATTTTGATGACGAT GATGATGACTCGTTTAACGTGTGGAATTTAAGAAAGTGCAGTGCAGCAGCTATTGACGTTCTCTCTAATGTATTTGGAGATGAAATCCTTCCAGCACTCATGCCCCTTATTCAG GCAAAATTATCAGCTTCTGGTGATGAGGCCTGGAAAGAAAGGGAAGCTGCTGTTTTGACCCTTGGGGCTATTGCTGAAGGCTGCTTTAATGGTCTCTACCCTCTCTTGTCCAAG ATCGTAGCATTTCTTCTTCCGCTTTTAGATGATAAATTCCCTCTCATAAGAAGCATATCTTGCTGGACGCTTTCTCGATTTGGAAAGTATCTTATCCAG GAAATTGGCAATCCAAAGGGCTATGAGCAGTTTGAGAAAGTTCTTATGGGTCTTCTCCGTAGACTCTTGGATTCGAACAAGCGGGTCCAGGAGGCTGCCTGTTCAGCTTTTGCAACTGTTGAAGAG GATGCTGCTGAAGAGTTGGTCCCACACCTGCAAGTAATACTGCAGCATCTAATGTGCGCTTTTGGAAAGTATCAG AGGAGGAACTTAAGAATTGTATATGATGCTATTGGAACACTGGCAGATTCGGTTAGAGAAGAGTTAAACAAG CCGGCTTATCTTGAGATCCTGATGCCTCCACTTGTCGCAAAGTGGCAACAACTTTCAAACTCAGACAAAGATCTATTTCCATTGCTGGAATGCTTCACATCTATTTCTCAG GCTTTAGGTGTCGGATTCGCTCCATTTGCTCAGCCTGTTTTCCAGAGATGCATGGATATCATCCAACTACAACTCCTTGCTAAG GTTGATCCTGCTTCTGCTGGAGCTCAGTACGACAGAGAATTCATTGTATGTTCCCTTGATTTGCTTTCGGGACTTTCTGAAGGGCTTGGCAGTGGGATAGAGTCTCTG ATATCACCAAGTAATCTCAGGGATCTGCTTCTCAAATGTTGCATGGATGAAGCTTCTGATGTCAGACAAAGTGCTTTTGCTCTTATGGGTGATCTTGCAAGA GTATACCCGGCCTACCTACAACCCCGCATGGCTGAGTTCCTTGAAATTGCAAGCCAGCAACTG AGTGCAAACCTCATTAGAGAAAACCTTTCTGTCGCCAATAATGCTTGTTGGGCCATTGGAGAATTAGCGGTCAAG GTTCGTCAAGAAGTCTCACCGATCGTGACCAACGTTGCCTCTTCCCTAGGCCTGATTCTTCAGCATGGAGAG GCTGTCAATAAGTCGCTAGTTGAAAACAGTGCAATTACCCTCGGAAGACTAGCATGGATTCGTCCAGACCTCGTCGCACCTCACATGGAGCATTTCTTGAAGCCATGGTGCTTGGCATTGTCAAC GGTACGTGATGACATTGAGAAAGAAGATGCATTTAGAGGGTTATGTGCAGTG GTAAAAGTGAATCCATCAGGAGGTGTCAGCTCACTTGTTTTCATATGTAAAGCCATTGCAAGCTGGCAT GAAATAAGAAGCGAGGACGTCAATAACGAAGTCTCCCAAGTGCTGAACGGCTATAAACAG TTGCTGGGAAACTCATGGGCGGAATGTTTGTCTGCTTTGGAACCTCCTGTTAAAGAAAGGCTTGCGAGATATGTTTGA